One Campylobacter sp. RM16192 genomic region harbors:
- a CDS encoding DJ-1/PfpI family protein yields the protein MQQINVLLFDDYTSLDALGPLEVLSRLKQHYMIDYFSLDGEAVKSSINTQILTRKISEIKSHDILLVPGGFATRALINDERVLSELSNLANASKIVLSVCTGSVLLACTGCLKGKRATSNKSSWEFVTASSKDVEWIKPARWLKDGKFYTSSGVASGIDMALGFVAEIHGIKTARDIAKSMEYIWNEDINFDPFA from the coding sequence ATGCAGCAGATAAATGTCTTGCTTTTTGATGACTACACCAGCCTTGATGCGCTTGGACCGCTTGAAGTGCTTTCAAGGCTTAAGCAGCACTATATGATAGATTATTTTTCGCTTGATGGAGAGGCGGTTAAAAGCTCCATAAACACGCAAATTTTAACTCGCAAAATAAGCGAGATAAAAAGCCACGATATCCTGCTGGTACCTGGTGGATTTGCGACAAGAGCACTTATAAATGATGAGCGGGTTTTAAGCGAATTAAGCAATTTGGCTAACGCCAGCAAGATAGTTTTAAGCGTCTGCACGGGCTCGGTTTTGCTCGCTTGCACAGGATGTTTAAAAGGCAAAAGAGCCACCAGTAACAAGTCATCTTGGGAATTTGTAACTGCATCAAGCAAGGACGTGGAGTGGATAAAGCCCGCTAGATGGCTAAAGGACGGCAAATTTTACACCTCAAGCGGAGTTGCGTCCGGCATTGATATGGCGCTTGGTTTTGTGGCTGAAATTCACGGAATAAAAACTGCGCGAGATATCGCAAAATCCATGGAATACATCTGGAATGAAGATATAAATTTCGATCCGTTTGCGTGA